In Streptomyces qaidamensis, one DNA window encodes the following:
- the serA gene encoding phosphoglycerate dehydrogenase, whose product MSSKPVVLIAEELSPATVDALGPDFEIRHCNGADRAELLPAIADVDAILVRSATKVDAEAIAAANKLKVVARAGVGLDNVDVSAATKAGVMVVNAPTSNIVTAAELACGLLVATARNIPQANAALKNGEWKRSKYTGVELAEKTLGVVGLGRIGALVAQRMSAFGMKVVAYDPYVQPARAAQMGVKVLSLDELLEVSDFITVHLPKTPETLGLIGDEALRKVKPSVRIVNAARGGIVDEEALYSALKEGRVAGAGLDVYAKEPCTDSPLFEFDQVVATPHLGASTDEAQEKAGIAVARSVRLALAGELVPDAVNVQGGVIAEDVKPGLPLAERLGRIFTALAGEVAVRLDVEVYGEITQHDVKVLELSALKGVFEDVVDETVSYVNAPLFAQERGVEVRLTTSSEATEHRNVVTVRGTLADGEEVSVSGTLAGPKHLQKLVAVGEFDVDLALADHMIVLKYEDRPGVVGTVGRILGEAGLNIAGMQVSRAAAGGEALAVLTVDDTVTATVLAEVAAEIGATSARSVNLA is encoded by the coding sequence GTGAGCTCGAAACCCGTCGTACTCATCGCTGAAGAGCTGTCGCCCGCCACCGTCGACGCGCTGGGCCCGGACTTCGAGATCCGGCACTGCAACGGCGCGGACCGAGCCGAGCTGCTCCCGGCCATCGCCGATGTGGACGCGATCCTGGTCCGTTCGGCCACCAAGGTCGACGCCGAGGCGATCGCCGCAGCGAACAAGCTGAAGGTCGTCGCACGAGCCGGCGTCGGCCTGGACAACGTGGACGTCTCCGCCGCCACCAAGGCCGGCGTGATGGTCGTCAACGCCCCCACCTCGAACATCGTGACCGCCGCCGAGCTGGCCTGCGGTCTGCTCGTCGCCACGGCCCGCAACATCCCGCAGGCCAACGCCGCGCTGAAGAACGGCGAGTGGAAGCGCAGCAAGTACACCGGCGTCGAGCTGGCCGAGAAGACCCTCGGCGTCGTCGGCCTCGGCCGCATCGGCGCGCTCGTCGCGCAGCGCATGTCGGCCTTCGGTATGAAGGTCGTCGCCTACGACCCTTACGTGCAGCCCGCGCGCGCCGCCCAGATGGGCGTCAAGGTGCTGTCGCTGGACGAGCTGCTGGAGGTATCCGACTTCATCACCGTCCACCTCCCCAAGACCCCCGAGACCCTCGGCCTGATCGGTGACGAGGCGCTGCGCAAGGTCAAGCCGAGCGTGCGCATCGTCAACGCCGCGCGAGGCGGGATCGTCGACGAGGAGGCGCTGTACTCCGCCCTCAAGGAGGGCCGGGTCGCCGGTGCCGGTCTCGACGTGTACGCGAAGGAGCCCTGCACGGACTCCCCGCTCTTCGAGTTCGACCAGGTCGTCGCCACCCCGCACCTCGGTGCCTCCACCGACGAGGCGCAGGAGAAGGCCGGTATCGCCGTCGCCCGCTCGGTGCGGCTCGCCCTCGCCGGTGAGCTCGTGCCGGACGCGGTGAACGTCCAGGGCGGCGTCATCGCCGAGGACGTCAAGCCGGGTCTGCCGCTCGCCGAGCGTCTGGGCCGGATCTTCACCGCGCTCGCCGGTGAGGTCGCGGTCCGCCTCGACGTCGAGGTGTACGGCGAGATCACCCAGCACGACGTGAAGGTGCTGGAACTGTCCGCCCTCAAGGGTGTCTTCGAGGACGTCGTCGACGAGACGGTGTCGTACGTCAACGCCCCGCTGTTCGCGCAGGAGCGTGGCGTCGAGGTGCGCCTCACCACCAGCTCCGAGGCGACCGAGCACCGCAATGTCGTCACGGTGCGCGGCACCCTCGCCGACGGCGAGGAGGTGTCGGTGTCCGGCACGCTGGCCGGCCCCAAGCACCTGCAGAAGCTCGTCGCCGTCGGGGAGTTCGACGTCGACCTCGCGCTCGCCGACCACATGATCGTGCTGAAGTACGAGGACCGCCCCGGTGTCGTCGGCACGGTGGGCCGCATCCTCGGCGAGGCGGGCCTCAACATCGCCGGCATGCAGGTGTCGCGGGCGGCGGCCGGCGGCGAGGCGCTGGCGG
- the ilvC gene encoding ketol-acid reductoisomerase codes for MAELFYDADADLSIIQDRKVAVIGYGSQGHAHALSLRDSGVDVRVGLHEGSKSKAKAEEQGLRVVSPSEAAAEADVIMILVPDPIQAQVYEEHIAPNLNDGDALFFGHGLNIRYGFIKPPAGVDVCMVAPKGPGHLVRRQYEEGRGVPCIAAVEQDATGNAFALALSYAKGIGGTRAGVIKTTFTEETETDLFGEQVVLCGGTAALVKAGFETLTEAGYQPEIAYFECLHELKLIVDLMYEGGLEKMRWSISETAEWGDYVTGPRIITDATKAEMKKVLAEIQDGTFAQTWMDEYHGGLKKYNEYKTQDSEHLLETTGKELRKLMSWVDEEA; via the coding sequence GTGGCCGAGCTGTTCTACGACGCCGACGCCGACCTGTCCATCATCCAGGACCGCAAGGTCGCGGTCATCGGGTACGGCAGCCAGGGCCACGCCCACGCGCTGTCGCTCCGTGACTCGGGTGTCGACGTGCGCGTCGGTCTGCACGAGGGCTCCAAGTCCAAGGCCAAGGCCGAGGAGCAGGGCCTGCGCGTGGTGAGCCCGTCGGAGGCCGCCGCCGAGGCCGACGTCATCATGATCCTCGTCCCGGACCCCATCCAGGCCCAGGTCTACGAGGAGCACATCGCCCCGAACCTGAACGACGGCGACGCCCTGTTCTTCGGCCACGGCCTGAACATCCGCTACGGCTTCATCAAGCCCCCGGCCGGCGTCGACGTCTGCATGGTCGCGCCGAAGGGCCCGGGCCACCTGGTCCGCCGCCAGTACGAGGAGGGCCGCGGCGTTCCCTGCATCGCCGCCGTCGAGCAGGACGCCACGGGCAACGCCTTCGCGCTGGCCCTGTCGTACGCCAAGGGCATCGGCGGCACCCGCGCCGGCGTCATCAAGACGACCTTCACCGAGGAGACCGAGACCGACCTGTTCGGTGAGCAGGTCGTCCTCTGCGGTGGTACCGCGGCCCTCGTCAAGGCGGGCTTCGAGACGCTGACCGAGGCGGGCTACCAGCCGGAGATCGCCTACTTCGAGTGCCTGCACGAGCTGAAGCTGATCGTCGACCTCATGTACGAGGGCGGCCTGGAGAAGATGCGCTGGTCGATCTCCGAGACCGCCGAGTGGGGCGACTACGTCACCGGCCCGCGCATCATCACGGACGCCACCAAGGCCGAGATGAAGAAGGTCCTCGCCGAGATCCAGGACGGCACCTTCGCCCAGACCTGGATGGACGAGTACCACGGCGGTCTGAAGAAGTACAACGAGTACAAGACGCAGGACTCCGAGCACCTGCTGGAGACCACCGGCAAGGAGCTGCGCAAGCTCATGAGCTGGGTCGACGAGGAGGCGTAA